A window of the Myxocyprinus asiaticus isolate MX2 ecotype Aquarium Trade chromosome 11, UBuf_Myxa_2, whole genome shotgun sequence genome harbors these coding sequences:
- the LOC127447936 gene encoding nyctalopin-like isoform X2, which yields MAVYLILLTPHALALWACTRSCPPSCICTQEKSCSVLCDHINMVDLPKEFPCEASSINLDKNSLKFLSERAFGTLPSLKSLSLDHNNISFITPGAFKGLPNLVELKMAHNDYIRYLHTRIFTSLKRLVRLDLSDCNLFNMPDRIFLEQISLKELLCFQNNFRRIPGAIRGMENLTHVYLERNKIEAVAYNSLLGLTNLKYLNLQENHINVIHDEAFKDLVHLENFYLNDNLLVDLPQQAFKGLSNLKILNLGGNLLTNVSKTWFSDLVELEVLYLDRNRLSYIEEGSFENLTSLMTLHLNSNNLSSLPFSVFQPIYFIGRLYLFRNPWECSCDLEWLREWMESYKLVRDIPCASPSSVAGLDLIKVVYAHLNGTCLDPPELNLTTALPDYPTTENKFNSLISKLLHQEFRDEMINSTDSLRNGTQQDPAESQVSSGYGLFGAPHTTFLLIFLFQAQIGFLSDSSNVS from the exons ATGGCAG TGTACTTGATCCTCCTCACCCCTCATGCCCTAGCCCTGTGGGCCTGCACACGCTCCTGCCCTCCTAGTTGCATCTGTACTCAGGAGAAGAGCTGCAGTGTCCTCTGTGACCATATCAACATGGTGGACCTGCCCAAAGAATTCCCCTGTGAGGCATCCTCCATCAACCTGGACAAGAACAGCCTCAAGTTTTTGTCTGAGCGGGCATTTGGCACACTGCCTTCCCTCAAGTCACTCTCACTTGACCACAACAACATCTCCTTCATCACACCAGGCGCGTTCAAAGGGCTTCCCAACTTGGTGGAGCTCAAAATGGCCCACAATGATTACATCCGTTATCTGCATACCCGCATCTTCACATCACTCAAACGCTTGGTTCGTTTGGACCTTTCTGACTGCAACCTCTTCAACATGCCAGACCGCATCTTCCTTGAGCAAATTTCTCTAAAAGAACTGCTGTGCTTTCAAAACAACTTCCGCCGCATTCCTGGTGCAATACGAGGGATGGAAAACCTCACACACGTCTACTTGGAGCGCAACAAGATTGAAGCAGTGGCCTACAACTCTTTGCTAGGCCTAACCAACCTCAAATACCTTAACTTGCAGGAGAATCACATAAATGTGATCCATGATGAAGCCTTCAAAGATCTAGTGCACCTGGAGAACTTTTACCTGAATGATAATCTGTTGGTTGACTTACCCCAGCAGGCTTTCAAGGGCCTAAGCAATCTGAAAATATTGAACCTGGGTGGAAACCTACTGACCAATGTCTCCAAAACATGGTTCAGTGACCTGGTAGAGCTGGAAGTGCTCTACCTGGATCGAAACCGCCTGTCCTATATCGAGGAGGGTTCCTTTGAGAACTTGACAAGCCTCATGACGCTGCACCTCAACAGCAACAATCTGTCATCTTTACCCTTTTCCGTCTTTCAGCCCATCTATTTCATCGGGCGCCTGTATCTCTTTCGAAACCCCTGGGAGTGTAGCTGTGATCTGGAGTGGCTGAGAGAGTGGATGGAGAGTTATAAGCTGGTGAGAGACATTCCATGTGCATCCCCTTCCTCGGTTGCTGGCTTGGATCTGATTAAGGTGGTCTACGCCCATCTGAACGGCACTTGTCTGGATCCACCAGAGCTCAACCTGACCACAGCTCTTCCTGACTATCCAACCACCGAGAACAAGTTCAACAGCCTAATTTCCAAACTGCTACACCAGGAGTTCAGAGATGAGATGATCAACTCAACGGACAGCCTGAGGAATGGCACCCAGCAGGATCCAGCTGAGAGTCAGGTTTCTTCTGGGTATGGACTGTTCGGTGCTCCTCATACTACGTTtcttcttatatttctatttcaAGCCCAGATTGGCTTTCTATCTGACAGCAGTAATGTCTCTTGA
- the LOC127447936 gene encoding nyctalopin-like isoform X1 gives MCFIIIAVYLILLTPHALALWACTRSCPPSCICTQEKSCSVLCDHINMVDLPKEFPCEASSINLDKNSLKFLSERAFGTLPSLKSLSLDHNNISFITPGAFKGLPNLVELKMAHNDYIRYLHTRIFTSLKRLVRLDLSDCNLFNMPDRIFLEQISLKELLCFQNNFRRIPGAIRGMENLTHVYLERNKIEAVAYNSLLGLTNLKYLNLQENHINVIHDEAFKDLVHLENFYLNDNLLVDLPQQAFKGLSNLKILNLGGNLLTNVSKTWFSDLVELEVLYLDRNRLSYIEEGSFENLTSLMTLHLNSNNLSSLPFSVFQPIYFIGRLYLFRNPWECSCDLEWLREWMESYKLVRDIPCASPSSVAGLDLIKVVYAHLNGTCLDPPELNLTTALPDYPTTENKFNSLISKLLHQEFRDEMINSTDSLRNGTQQDPAESQVSSGYGLFGAPHTTFLLIFLFQAQIGFLSDSSNVS, from the exons ATGTGTTTCATCATTATTGCTG TGTACTTGATCCTCCTCACCCCTCATGCCCTAGCCCTGTGGGCCTGCACACGCTCCTGCCCTCCTAGTTGCATCTGTACTCAGGAGAAGAGCTGCAGTGTCCTCTGTGACCATATCAACATGGTGGACCTGCCCAAAGAATTCCCCTGTGAGGCATCCTCCATCAACCTGGACAAGAACAGCCTCAAGTTTTTGTCTGAGCGGGCATTTGGCACACTGCCTTCCCTCAAGTCACTCTCACTTGACCACAACAACATCTCCTTCATCACACCAGGCGCGTTCAAAGGGCTTCCCAACTTGGTGGAGCTCAAAATGGCCCACAATGATTACATCCGTTATCTGCATACCCGCATCTTCACATCACTCAAACGCTTGGTTCGTTTGGACCTTTCTGACTGCAACCTCTTCAACATGCCAGACCGCATCTTCCTTGAGCAAATTTCTCTAAAAGAACTGCTGTGCTTTCAAAACAACTTCCGCCGCATTCCTGGTGCAATACGAGGGATGGAAAACCTCACACACGTCTACTTGGAGCGCAACAAGATTGAAGCAGTGGCCTACAACTCTTTGCTAGGCCTAACCAACCTCAAATACCTTAACTTGCAGGAGAATCACATAAATGTGATCCATGATGAAGCCTTCAAAGATCTAGTGCACCTGGAGAACTTTTACCTGAATGATAATCTGTTGGTTGACTTACCCCAGCAGGCTTTCAAGGGCCTAAGCAATCTGAAAATATTGAACCTGGGTGGAAACCTACTGACCAATGTCTCCAAAACATGGTTCAGTGACCTGGTAGAGCTGGAAGTGCTCTACCTGGATCGAAACCGCCTGTCCTATATCGAGGAGGGTTCCTTTGAGAACTTGACAAGCCTCATGACGCTGCACCTCAACAGCAACAATCTGTCATCTTTACCCTTTTCCGTCTTTCAGCCCATCTATTTCATCGGGCGCCTGTATCTCTTTCGAAACCCCTGGGAGTGTAGCTGTGATCTGGAGTGGCTGAGAGAGTGGATGGAGAGTTATAAGCTGGTGAGAGACATTCCATGTGCATCCCCTTCCTCGGTTGCTGGCTTGGATCTGATTAAGGTGGTCTACGCCCATCTGAACGGCACTTGTCTGGATCCACCAGAGCTCAACCTGACCACAGCTCTTCCTGACTATCCAACCACCGAGAACAAGTTCAACAGCCTAATTTCCAAACTGCTACACCAGGAGTTCAGAGATGAGATGATCAACTCAACGGACAGCCTGAGGAATGGCACCCAGCAGGATCCAGCTGAGAGTCAGGTTTCTTCTGGGTATGGACTGTTCGGTGCTCCTCATACTACGTTtcttcttatatttctatttcaAGCCCAGATTGGCTTTCTATCTGACAGCAGTAATGTCTCTTGA